In the genome of candidate division KSB1 bacterium, one region contains:
- a CDS encoding ABC transporter substrate-binding protein has translation MKESKMQFKNKNLSMISILILVQSFQVSGIAAVEESPVEIIKNRNKTVEEIIGNKDEVKGETKERLKDIINSFMDFNELSRLALGKYWKERTKQEKRDFANVFQQLIRNSSVKKLEIYRADRMVYEEPEINGSKAKVTTIAYKKRKQFEITYKMHKVDNEWKTYDMEIDGVSTARSYRDSFYKQIAKTSYKEMYDKLVKRLENQK, from the coding sequence ATGAAGGAATCAAAAATGCAATTTAAGAATAAAAATTTATCCATGATAAGTATCTTAATTTTGGTTCAAAGTTTTCAAGTAAGTGGTATTGCAGCAGTCGAAGAATCTCCCGTAGAAATCATCAAGAACCGAAACAAAACGGTTGAGGAAATCATTGGTAACAAAGATGAAGTCAAAGGCGAAACTAAGGAAAGATTAAAAGATATAATAAACTCTTTTATGGACTTTAACGAGCTTTCGAGACTTGCGTTAGGTAAATACTGGAAGGAACGAACGAAACAGGAAAAGAGAGATTTTGCAAATGTTTTTCAGCAGCTTATCAGGAACTCATCGGTGAAAAAATTAGAGATTTATCGGGCAGATAGGATGGTTTATGAAGAGCCGGAAATAAACGGCTCAAAAGCCAAAGTAACGACTATCGCCTATAAAAAGCGAAAACAATTCGAGATTACATACAAGATGCATAAGGTAGACAATGAGTGGAAAACATACGACATGGAAATTGACGGAGTAAGTACAGCAAGAAGTTATCGTGATTCTTTCTACAAACAAATTGCTAAGACCTCCTATAAGGAGATGTATGATAAATTGGTTAAAAGGTTAGAAAATCAGAAATAA